A DNA window from Armatimonadota bacterium contains the following coding sequences:
- a CDS encoding nucleotidyltransferase domain-containing protein translates to MMLRPGVRALHTLRGEEREQCVQRLRAALEREAAVLFAYVFGSFTAKGPFEDIDVAVFIDPGQYDQLDPLSAQLALAARLESAVGLPVEVVFLNDAPLGLRAAALRGRLLYSRDDKSRTVFLEQTGLARMDLAFLFRESLRDLLPQRPRHP, encoded by the coding sequence ATGATGCTCAGGCCGGGCGTCAGGGCGTTGCACACGCTTCGCGGGGAGGAGCGCGAGCAGTGCGTGCAGCGTCTGCGTGCCGCGCTGGAACGGGAAGCGGCAGTCCTCTTCGCCTACGTCTTTGGCTCGTTCACCGCAAAAGGGCCGTTTGAAGACATCGACGTGGCCGTCTTCATCGATCCTGGGCAGTACGATCAACTGGATCCGCTCTCCGCCCAGCTGGCCCTGGCTGCGCGACTGGAGAGCGCAGTCGGCCTGCCGGTGGAAGTGGTGTTCCTGAACGACGCGCCCCTTGGGCTTCGGGCCGCGGCCCTGCGCGGGAGGCTGCTGTACTCCCGCGATGACAAGTCGCGCACTGTCTTCCTGGAACAGACCGGCCTCGCGCGGATGGACCTGGCGTTCCTGTTTCGGGAGTCGCTCCGGGACCTCCTGCCGCAGCGGCCGCGCCATCCATAA
- a CDS encoding DUF86 domain-containing protein, with protein MTPVPVNLDLIRSRAADIRVEMERLRAYASGPTDAFAADAEKVRAARYGLIVVVEAAAAICTHLCARLGRAPDSYPGCFAALGELGILDAGLAEKLSALARLRNLLVHGYGRVDDRRLHGLMRTGLDDLEAFLTAVGDYARRESGAQG; from the coding sequence GTGACTCCCGTCCCGGTCAACCTCGACCTCATCCGCAGCCGGGCGGCAGACATCCGCGTTGAGATGGAACGGCTGCGCGCCTACGCGTCCGGGCCAACGGATGCGTTTGCCGCCGATGCCGAGAAGGTCCGGGCCGCCCGGTACGGCCTGATCGTGGTAGTGGAGGCCGCAGCGGCCATCTGCACTCATCTCTGCGCGCGCCTGGGCCGGGCACCTGACAGCTACCCCGGGTGCTTTGCTGCGCTGGGGGAGCTCGGTATCCTCGATGCCGGGCTGGCAGAGAAGCTGAGCGCGCTGGCGCGGCTGCGCAACCTGCTGGTTCACGGCTACGGCCGCGTGGACGACCGGCGGCTGCACGGGCTGATGAGGACGGGGCTTGACGATCTGGAGGCGTTCCTCACCGCGGTGGGCGACTACGCGCGCCGGGAAAGTGGGGCGCAGGGATGA